In Micromonospora sp. WMMA1363, a genomic segment contains:
- a CDS encoding DUF2017 domain-containing protein yields the protein MFRRQGDRYVATFAVDEARVLRKVATEVVGLLTDGFDHSDPVVGRLFPEAYPDDAAGTAEFRRYTEGDLKTAKIDQAGAILAALPDSGGAEVRLDAEAAEAWLRALNDARLAMGVRLEIKDGTDLGAELDDAVAEDPTSSRVFQLSVYAYLGYLQESLLNALID from the coding sequence ATGTTCCGGCGTCAGGGCGACCGCTACGTCGCCACCTTCGCGGTGGACGAGGCCCGGGTGCTGCGTAAGGTCGCCACCGAGGTGGTCGGGCTGCTCACCGACGGGTTCGACCACTCCGACCCGGTGGTGGGGCGGCTCTTCCCGGAGGCGTACCCGGACGACGCGGCGGGCACCGCCGAGTTCCGCCGGTACACCGAGGGTGACCTCAAGACAGCGAAAATCGACCAGGCGGGTGCCATCCTCGCGGCGTTGCCCGACTCCGGCGGCGCCGAGGTCCGCCTCGACGCCGAGGCGGCCGAGGCCTGGCTGCGGGCGCTCAACGACGCCCGGCTGGCGATGGGCGTCCGGTTGGAGATCAAGGACGGTACCGACCTCGGCGCCGAGCTGGACGACGCGGTGGCCGAGGACCCGACCTCCAGTCGGGTGTTCCAACTGTCGGTCTACGCGTACCTGGGCTATCTGCAGGAATCCCTGCTCAACGCTCTGATCGACTGA
- the clpS gene encoding ATP-dependent Clp protease adapter ClpS yields the protein MAAPQVAPVETPDTDEVPAADRPWVTIVWDDPVNLMTYVTWVFQKLFGYSRERAEQLMLDVHHKGRAVVSSGARERMEHDASQLHAYGLWATVDRA from the coding sequence ATGGCGGCTCCGCAGGTTGCACCGGTCGAGACGCCGGACACCGACGAGGTGCCGGCTGCAGACCGCCCGTGGGTGACGATCGTGTGGGATGACCCGGTCAACCTGATGACGTATGTGACCTGGGTCTTCCAGAAGCTCTTCGGTTACAGCCGGGAGAGGGCCGAGCAGCTCATGCTGGACGTGCACCACAAGGGCCGGGCGGTCGTCTCCAGCGGCGCCCGCGAACGGATGGAGCACGACGCGTCGCAGCTGCACGCGTACGGTCTCTGGGCGACGGTGGATCGGGCGTGA